The genome window CAGaaacttattttaaaattggACATACAAATGATTTAATAATCTCAATTGTCGTTTTTTGTCACTCATTTCAATTCATATTAAAGAAGttatcataaaaaatttggaaaaagttgcattattatttgtttattgaaaaaatgaagtttcttTATTGTTTGGACAGCTAGTAAGCACCAATATAATGTTTAATTATGACCATATGAAATGCATATAGTCATCTCAATCCTAAAACTCTCAAAGGCTGACGCATAAAGAAAGACTCATCCGAATTTTGTGTTGATTTGTGCGATATTATTGAAGTACTCATCCGTGAAGGGAAGTTGGATAAAAATGTGCACAACCTCCCACCCCCATCTAACTCTCATCAACATCAGATCAATGTGATCTCCACCATCAGTGGTGGTTGATGGGTATATTTTAGGttatatatttaacctcattcttagtatattttagttaatattttggaagaattttgataatttgaaTTGTATTTTTAACATAAGACTTTCGACTTCCTCTggagcaaaacataatcaaatggacgaattttggagtaatttCAATTGTAGGACGTTCGTGAGTCACTTAGCTTGACCGtgtcaaaatttcagattttctACCAAGCGGTTATTTtttggcaataaaataaaggagcagtGCGGAATGCTGGAATAGTGACGTTTTGGGcatttattgcatttttggAGCCCAAGATGACCTCGGATGGGTTCATGGCCTTCTAGAGAAGTGTTCagaatatttttatctttaaaacaagctatcttgggccaaatttggaggagatttgaGGCCAAACCGTGGCTAGGCAGAGTATGGACAGATTCTCCTAGtccaatttggactttatttcctagtattattttatttaaacttagtttccttgtggggATTGGACAGCTAGGTTCACAGAAAATTTTGGAActtctttttggcttttggagcatttgctagggttttgagttttcacgACTTTCAAATGTTTTCATTCTTATGCATTcgaatgatattttcttgaatttcaattatgaATATGCATAACTAAATTTCATTTGCTATGGTGAAGCCTTGaaccttagcatgaatatgtgatttttatttaattcttATGATTGAGTGCATGCATACTTTGAATTGTTAATCATTGTTTTAAActatctaattgtcttaatgcctgatcaccattaggatctttagaaaagtaattggatgcaattttggtcggaaggttccctgaaattgatgctagcttcttgtgattaataattgtaatttcacttaagatgaacaccacatcttaagggttgcatggtttttcaaagggttttcacaaaacttaatGAGTCTTTCATGTTCAGATTTGATACGAACGTCCGGACGGGTTGCATGTCGGATATACGTTCTATGTTGGGGGTTCCAAGTAGAATATAaattaggaaaacctaaccttcaaagtggcatgtgGGAATCATAAGTAATTGATAAAAATTCATGGGATTGCTAGGTGATGGTAAAACTctagtgcttttataaattgatattttaaaactctttccttcgatcatatttgtttttgttaaatttatttttagtatcAACCAATTTCATAATCATCTTTATCTACTTTAAATTTTAGGTAGTtacttgcaagaatacaagcatattgtaGTATAGATGCTCATGCAAGGTCGTTCTCCTCAAGGACTAGTGGTCCTACCATGTCTGGGACCTCCAACAACACCATCAAACATTATGTCCACTCCATCTATGATCACCAGGTCTTCAGCATCGAGCAGGGACGCTTGCCGAAGACGCAAAAATCTGGCTGGGCCCCCATTACCTTTTGCGAGGAAGAGGAACGTAGTGTTATTCTCCCCTATTATGACCCACTCATTATCCATGCAGATATTTCTAACTTCGACGTTGGGCGTATCTTGGTGGACACTGGCAGCTCAGTCAGTATGATGTTTGCTGATGCTTTCAACGAGCTCCAGGTCCCTGCTCATTTGTTCGACCGAAGCATCACACCTTTTGTGAGCTTCTCTAGTGATGTTGTCCAGCTCATTGGAAGCATCCATCTCCCTATCTCTATTGGTTCAGCACAACAGCGGGCGACGGTCACCACTCTCTTCCTCATTGTTGACTATCCCACAACCTACAACGTCATCCTTAGGCGTCCAGCCTTGGCCCAAATGAAGATTTTCATTTCCACGCATATGCTACTGCTGAAATTCCCTATCCCCTATGGCACAGGCACGGTGCGTGGCGACCAACTTGGCTCCTAAAGCTGCTATGCTTCAGCAGTCAAGTCCACCAAAACGCCAACATAGGAGTAAGGCCCTTGCTGTAACCAAGGCTTCAGCCCTTCCCCGAGCAGGCTCTGAACGACCTGAAGACCCTAGGGAGGAATCGGTTACATAGCATGCCGAGCCCATAGAAGACCTTGAGCTTGTCTGCCTCCATGACGACATTCTGGATCAACACCTCCCTCTCCCAAGAGCTTCGCTCTAACCTATGGCCTTCCTTCGCCTTAACTCTAAAGTCTTCGCCTGTTCTTACAATTATATGGCCGGCATATCCCCTGATATCAGCTAAGCATTAATCCTGCCCCCTGAGCCGTTCCGCAGAAGCGTCACGCCTATGACCCAGAGAGGTACGAGGCCATGAAAAGGGAGGTGGATAAGCTAAGCAGCATTGGATTCATCAATGAGGTGGACTATCCCACCTGGCTGGCTAATTTGGTGATGGTTCGTAAACCAAAGAAAGGCTGGCGTATGTGTGTGGATTGCACAAACCTTAATCGGGCTTGTCCAAAGGATAGCTTTCCTTCACCTCGAATCGACCAGCTTGTGGATGCCACAGCTGGCTACACCCTCctcagcttcatggatgcTTACTCTGAGTATAGCTAGATCTTCTTGCATCGTAATGACCAAGCCCGCATCTCCTTCATTACTGATCGTCGTCTATACTGCTACAAGGTGATGCCCTTCTGGCTCAAGAACGCCGGGGCTACTTATCAACGTTTTGTGAACAGCCTCTTCGCCCTACTAATTGGCAACACCATGGAGgtttatgttgatgacatgcTAGTCAAAAGTTGCACTGCTGACTAGCACATCTCCAACCTAGCTGCCATGTTCACCATCCTGAAGCAGTATAAAATGCGACTAAGTCCCACAAAGTGTGCCTTTGGCGTGGCTTCAAGGAAACTCCTTGGCTTCATGATTAGCCGGGGGGGTATTAAAGCCAATCCAGAAAAAATCCAGGGCATCTTAGACATGAAGATACCCAAGACGACCAAGGACATCCAGAGCCTTACCGGACGTGTTGCAGCCCTAATCTGGTTTATCTCTAAGGCCACCGATCGCTGCGCCCCCTTCTTCAAGGCACTTAAGGTCAACAAGCGAAGTATCACCTGGACTGCCGAATGTGACAAAGCTTTTAGCGAGCTCAAGGAGTATATGAGCCGGGCCCCTTTGTTCTCAAGCCCCAAGCCTGGAGACACCCTCACAATTTACCTCTCCGTCTCGACCACAGCAGTTAGCTCAGTGCTCGTCCGACTACATGAAGGTGTTGACCACCTGGTGCATTATGTAAGCAAAACATTACAATATGTCAAGGTTCGGTACTCAGAAATTGAGAAACTAGCCTTCACCTTGGTAGTTTCGGCTAGACGCCTCAGACCATACTTCCAAGCACACACCATCCATGTGCTAACAAATCTGCCACTAAGGCAGGTATTGCAAAAGCCGGAGACTTCTAGCAGGTTGGTCAAGTGGATCATTGAACTTGGTGAGTTTGACATCCACTACAAACCCCGCCCAGCTACAAAGGGCCAGGCCGTTGCTGACTACATATCAAAATTTACGGAACCCCAAGCTTCGACCTCTACCCAAATCATAACCGAACCCAATCTTCCCTTGAGCCAGGTCCACATCGCTAGCAACGGCACCCTAGACCTGACCTTGCTCTTTTGGACCTTATATGTGGATGGCTCCTCCAATGCCTAGGGATGTAGGGATAGCCTCGTCCTCATCTCCCCAGATTAAGTTGTCCTTGAGTACGCCATCCACTTCAAATTCCATGCCTCCAACAATGTGGCCGAATACGAAGCACTCTTAGCTGGCATTCGACTAACCAAGGAAATGGGCGCTaagaaaattcagatattCAGTGACTCATAACTCGTTGTCCATCAAGTCAACCAGGACTTCACTGCCAAGAACATCTCTGTGACAGCCTACCTCCAGCATACTCGTCACCTGCTTGCAACTTTCGACGCTTATAACATAAGCCAGGTGCCACACTTTGAGAACAGTCATGCTGATGCTTTAGCCAGGCTAGCCACGGTCTTGGAGCAGGTTATAGGACACAACATCCACATCGAGTTCTTAGATCAGCCCAGCACACAGGCACTATTCATCTGTACCATTGATCACAACCCTACGTGGATGGACCTCATCCTTTAGTTCTTGCAAAACCAGACACTACCTGTTGATTCTGTTGAGGCACGGTGTGTTCGCTATCGCTCCACTCGATACTTGATCATCAATGGCACTTTATACTAGCATGGCTTCAGCCTCCCCTACCTTCGTTTTTTAACTCCAGAGGAAGATAATTATGTCCTTCTGGAGATTCATAAGGGCATCTGCGGCAACCACTCAGGCGCTCACTCACTAGCACATTGGACCTATGCATGAGGACAAGGGTCAGGTCAAGTATACAGTTGTAGCTATGAACTATTTCACCAAGTGAGCTGAAGCTGAAGCCTTAGCCACAATGACTGCATCTCGCATCGAAAAATTCATTTGGCAAAATATTATATGTCGCTTCGGCATCCCCTACACCATCATCACAGACAACGACCGGCAATTTGACAATGCAAAGTTCAAGCAATTTTGTTATAACCTCAATTTACGAGTTTGCTTCGCCTCCCCAGCCCATCCTCAGTCCAATGGCCAGGTCGTAACTGTGAACAAAATCATCAAGAAGACCTTAAAGACCAAGCTTGACAAAGCCAAAGGTTGCTGGCAAGAGCTACTCCTAGAGGTTCTCTGGTCCTACCGCACCACCTTCTGTACATCCACAGGAGAAACAccgttctctctctctggtaCCGAAGCTGTGGCACTAGCGGAGATTGGCCAGCCTACATACCGAACCTCCACTTATGATGCCGAGGC of Prunus dulcis chromosome 4, ALMONDv2, whole genome shotgun sequence contains these proteins:
- the LOC117624300 gene encoding uncharacterized protein LOC117624300 — encoded protein: MSGTSNNTIKHYVHSIYDHQVFSIEQGRLPKTQKSGWAPITFCEEEERSVILPYYDPLIIHADISNFDVGRILVDTGSSVSMMFADAFNELQVPAHLFDRSITPFVSFSSDVVQLIGSIHLPISIGSAQQRATVTTLFLIVDYPTTYNARCVATNLAPKAAMLQQSSPPKRQHRSKALAVTKASALPRAGSERPEDPREESKRHAYDPERYEAMKREVDKLSSIGFINEVDYPTWLANLVMVRKPKKGWRMCVDCTNLNRACPKDSFPSPRIDQLVDATAGYTLLSFMDAYSEYS